One Euphorbia lathyris chromosome 1, ddEupLath1.1, whole genome shotgun sequence DNA segment encodes these proteins:
- the LOC136211378 gene encoding probable purine permease 4, which produces MSNSVPQIEDQEQKAKYTSRRLFLLVINYFFLFVGSVSSSLLSKFYFIHKGSSRWVSTWVQSAGFPLLFFPIYLPYHLFKSTDRPPFHGFTPKILILSILVGLMLGLNNLLFSWGNSYLPVSTSSLLLSSQLVFNLILSVIIVKQKITFQNLNCVILLSLSSLLLALSSSHNSPHGLTKTKYFIGFFSTLGAGLLFALYLPIMEKIYKNVKCYEMVMEMQLLMEFAATVLATVGMACDRGFSEMKRESKVVFDKGEKFYWVVLIGNVVTWQLCFMGTAGLVFLTSSLTGGICMTALLGMNVLGGVLVYGEEFGGVKVVSTLLCGWGFSSYVYGMHLNIKYEKEKLNQNKNLGMEIVHVVPADNI; this is translated from the coding sequence ATGAGCAATTCAGTTCCCCAAATTGAAGATCAAGAACAAAAGGCCAAGTACACAAGTAGAAGATTGTTTCTTTTAGTGATCAACTACTTTTTTCTCTTTGTTGGTTCAGTTTCATCTAGTCTGTTATCCAAGTTTTATTTCATCCACAAAGGTTCAAGTAGATGGGTTTCAACATGGGTTCAATCTGCTGGTTTTCCTCTTCTTTTCTTCCCCATTTATCTTCCTTACCATCTCTTCAAATCCACTGATAGACCCCCCTTCCATGGCTTCACTCCTAAAATTTTAATCTTATCAATCTTGGTAGGTCTTATGTTAGGTCTAAACAATCTTCTTTTTTCATGGGGGAATTCTTATCTCCCAGTTTCAACttcatctcttcttctatcatcCCAACTCGTATTCAATCTCATTCTCTCTGTCATAATTGTCAAGCAAAAAATCACTTTTCAAAACCTCAATTGTGTAATCCTTTTGAGTCTAAGCTCACTTCTACTAGCCTTGAGTTCAAGCCATAACAGTCCTCATGGTCTaaccaaaacaaaatatttcATAGGGTTCTTCTCCACTTTAGGAGCCGGGTTGCTGTTTGCCCTATACTTACCTATAATGGAGAAGATATACAAGAATGTTAAATGTTATGAAATGGTAATGGAAATGCAGCTACTGATGGAATTTGCAGCCACCGTCCTTGCCACCGTTGGAATGGCCTGTGACCGCGGATTCTCGGAGATGAAGAGGGAGAGTAAGGTGGTGTTTGATAAAGGAGAAAAGTTCTATTGGGTGGTTTTAATTGGGAATGTTGTAACATGGCAATTGTGCTTCATGGGAACAGCAGGGTTAGTTTTTTTGACATCTTCACTTACAGGAGGAATATGTATGACTGCACTTTTGGGTATGAATGTGTTGGGAGGAGTTTTGGTGTATGGAGAAGAGTTTGGTGGTGTGAAAGTGGTTTCAACTTTGCTTTGTGGTTGGGGATTTTCTTCATATGTATATGGTATGCACCTTAACATCAAATATGAGAAAGAGAAACTAAACCAGAATAAAAATCTAGGGATGGAGATTGTTCATGTTGTACCAGCCGACAACATCTGA